The following nucleotide sequence is from Solanum dulcamara chromosome 7, daSolDulc1.2, whole genome shotgun sequence.
GCGACAAGTACTTCTCACATTTATAATAAAACCTAATTGTATACTGTTGATACCCTAAGATACATATACAAACAACATTATAATGAGATTTTGATACTGTtcgaagagagagagagaggggaatGGCGGACCTTTTCTTCAAAATAAGATTCCTCCACGGCAAGGAGGAGCTCGTCGCTCTGAGGTTGGGGCGACTGAGCAGGGAGCAAAAACGACGTCGGAATGATCCGAGTAGAATATGGGTACTGTAACATGAATGATGGATACTGCAAcatattttcctttcctttcctTTCTTCCCCGCTGTCTCTTCTTGTTCTTATTGAATTCCTATTGGGCCTTGTAAACGTTTGGGCTCCATAAAGGCCCATTCTTTCTTCTGGAAACTCTATCTGTAAATAGAAATTTTACCATAACTTAGGGCTATTTCTAAATTGAATTTCTATGAGGAATTGACACGGAAGTACAACCGACGCATAATATTGGTATTAATTAGCCAAATAAAAATTAGCAAAAGAAAAGTCTTAATTAATGCCGCATTAATTAGTCCACTGACAAAAAGATGCGCCCCTTTTTAagggataaatatttttatcaagcaacactaattaattaattaaatatgttGTTGCTATATTTAAGGAATAAAaatgttttattatttcttaattaaCGTGTGTAGAATAGTTGcgtatcttttttaaaaaaaaatgttatgtaATTTTTCTCTCCTACAATACAACACAAAATTGACATTATTTTGTTAATTTCACTAAAATCACTCTGCAAAAGAAAGGGTAAAGATTAATATGGAACACactaatatgtatatattgttaaattttaatttgtataGTTCTGTATACGTATACAACATTAAATTGTATTTGTACAGTTCTGATATGTATACaccattaaattatgttttgtACAATTTTAATATGTATACATCATTAAATTGTATTATGTACAATTCTAATATATATACACTTTTGTTATGTATACACCATTAAACAGTAATTTGTACAGTTTTGATATGTATACACTTCTTGTATATATACACCATTAAATTATAATCTGAAATGTATACATTTCTAATATGTATACACCATTAAATTATAATCtaaaatatatacattttgatacataaaaACTATCAAACTTAAAAGTTAATATGCATACACATCTAATATGTATTTACATAATGGATGTCtcaaataattcattcaaattaGATATACATCATcaccttcttctttttcttggcaATTTCTCTTTTTCTATCAAACTGGAAAATCTCAATTCCACAATAacgaaaatttaatttaataggttttGTAAAATTATGTATGATAGAAGAATTTAAGTAGATAATAATGTATAAACAAATGGTTATATTAAATATGCACATACAGAGCATATTAAGGAATATAATAAAAGATttaggagaagagaaaaaaaaattaaaaaatttctttgaaatatgaaggatttaagaaagaaaaaaaagagtgaaTAGAGGCGAACTCAACTTGTGCAGTTGACAAATCACGAGGAAAAAAAATGCAACAAAGAGATATTTCTCTTTTACCATAAATGAAAATAAGTTAGAACGTGTTttgaagagagaaaaaatattagaaaatgaCTTCCACTTTTCAAGAATACAAAAATGGGCTATTTCATGccaaaattaatattaaaaacttttaaa
It contains:
- the LOC129896783 gene encoding uncharacterized protein LOC129896783, with the translated sequence MGLYGAQTFTRPNRNSIRTRRDSGEERKGKENMLQYPSFMLQYPYSTRIIPTSFLLPAQSPQPQSDELLLAVEESYFEEKCNEIRKMNSNLVVIGKTNIDNDKEDFDNEAEDDDADNGDESEGDDFEQETG